The proteins below come from a single bacterium genomic window:
- a CDS encoding DUF342 domain-containing protein — translation MSEIDKQIEQCLSLQISQDWMEAKFKCLSEPAGFTKEDLRAYLSERMVTQGVLENGLEEALKLAPGNTAIVAKGTPVQATVQPRIDYFFPLTEDVEVAEKSDGSVDFREIGRFNNFEAGAILAIKTPGREGVQGMDIRGKCIEPEKLKDIKIPVGKMVELSEDGTQALAKSGGHACRVDGKITILSRIQIPGDIDYSTGNIRFLGDVDVAGNILAGFQLEVGGTLTVRENIENATIRVGKDLIVNGTVFGKSGTVIVVNGNASFREVDSAALDVMGDLVVKNAIRHSTIRCGGNIEITSKNGVIVGGEVSALRTIKAANLGSNMGTLTRITVGTNPFIHQEIDQIEKRLEVLRTKLSQVDTHLQLMDKKVAKGDASPTLQELHSKLTSAKATLKKEIAACESSSNELRQKLVELGTAHVEVQDTLYSGVVITVRRSKARTYDEHRRVRAEEEAGEVKFFPI, via the coding sequence ATGTCGGAGATTGATAAGCAAATCGAGCAGTGCCTGAGTCTCCAGATTTCACAGGACTGGATGGAGGCGAAATTCAAGTGTCTTTCCGAACCCGCGGGATTTACCAAAGAAGATTTGCGTGCATATCTATCCGAGCGCATGGTGACTCAAGGTGTTTTGGAAAACGGCCTTGAGGAAGCGCTTAAGCTTGCACCGGGGAATACGGCGATCGTCGCAAAAGGCACGCCGGTTCAAGCCACCGTACAGCCGAGGATAGATTATTTCTTTCCTTTGACGGAAGACGTCGAAGTCGCGGAAAAGTCCGATGGCAGCGTTGATTTTCGCGAAATAGGGCGGTTCAACAACTTCGAAGCCGGGGCGATTCTCGCGATCAAAACGCCCGGACGGGAGGGCGTTCAAGGAATGGACATCCGCGGGAAGTGCATCGAGCCGGAAAAGCTGAAGGATATAAAAATTCCCGTCGGCAAAATGGTCGAGTTGTCCGAGGACGGGACGCAGGCGCTCGCAAAATCGGGAGGCCATGCATGCCGGGTGGACGGAAAAATCACGATACTTTCACGCATCCAAATTCCCGGCGATATAGACTATTCAACAGGAAACATCAGATTTCTGGGCGATGTGGACGTCGCGGGCAACATACTCGCCGGATTTCAGCTTGAAGTGGGCGGCACGCTTACCGTGCGCGAAAACATCGAAAATGCAACCATCCGCGTGGGCAAAGATTTGATCGTAAACGGCACGGTTTTCGGAAAAAGCGGGACAGTCATTGTGGTTAACGGCAACGCTTCGTTTCGCGAAGTGGATTCGGCCGCATTGGACGTGATGGGTGATTTGGTTGTCAAAAACGCAATCAGGCATTCGACGATTCGCTGCGGAGGCAATATCGAAATAACATCCAAAAACGGGGTGATAGTCGGCGGCGAGGTTTCCGCTCTCCGCACTATCAAAGCGGCGAATCTGGGCAGCAACATGGGAACGCTGACAAGAATCACGGTTGGAACAAATCCGTTCATCCACCAGGAAATAGATCAAATCGAAAAGCGCCTGGAAGTGCTGCGCACCAAACTTTCGCAGGTAGATACTCATCTGCAGTTGATGGATAAAAAAGTTGCCAAGGGGGATGCCAGTCCAACCTTACAGGAATTGCATTCCAAACTTACTTCCGCCAAAGCGACGTTGAAGAAGGAGATAGCGGCCTGCGAAAGCAGTTCGAACGAGCTGCGGCAGAAGCTGGTGGAGCTGGGAACCGCCCACGTCGAAGTTCAGGATACGTTATACAGCGGCGTGGTAATCACGGTTCGCCGCTCCAAGGCGAGAACGTACGACGAGCACCGCCGCGTCCGGGCCGAGGAAGAGGCGGGGGAAGTCAAGTTCTTCCCCATTTAG